In a single window of the Neodiprion virginianus isolate iyNeoVirg1 chromosome 1, iyNeoVirg1.1, whole genome shotgun sequence genome:
- the LOC124307887 gene encoding G1/S-specific cyclin-E — MPQTSLQEKQPSQIYLPTSKPQTLKRKRRNTEISEDAENIYPPKKVPSISSAHTPSNETCHSTSTADGLRTPQQQQQQQQQQQQQTSPLTEQQDPISWSELRNATCFLTPSASNGGPNRPSPLPSFPWADGSQVWSLMCLGDQKSLTQRDPQMFQRHPTLQPRMRAILLDWLIEVCEVYKLHRETYYLAMDFVDRYLSSHQNVPKNQLQLIGITCLFIASKVEEIYPPKIAEFAYVTDGACTESEILGKELIVLKGLGWNLSSITAPGWLNIYMQVECGDTSRPNAFVYPQYGGLKYSQAAQLLDLATLDESCLKFPYSHIAAAAIYHVQGRECALRVSGLTWEQLSPCARWLDAFANTVAEEVPQLLLRSAIPPIESHSGSGLRAAVPNIVMDESHRIQTHVVDLNMLDRALQRLTTELPLADSVNPQAEFDSNSSLNRSGILTPPLSSQKHSSTPPRLPPPLHPYT, encoded by the exons ATGCCACAAACGAG CTTGCAGGAAAAGCAGCCATCACAGATTTATCTGCCAACAAGCAAGCCACAAACTCTGAAACGTAAACGTCGAAACACAGAGATCTCTGAGGATGCAGAAAATATTTACCCACCTAAGAAGGTCCCCTCGATATCTTCTGCTCATACACCATCCAATGAAACTTGCCACTCGACTTCAACTGCAGATGGTCTTCGTACTccacagcagcagcagcagcagcaacagcaacaacagcaacaaacCTCACCTTTAACAGAGCAGCAGGACCCAATTAGCTGGTCCGAACTCAGGAATGCAACTTGTTTCCTGACACCATCTGCGTCCAACGGTGGGCCCAACAGGCCCAGTCCACTTCCTTCCTTTCCTTGGGCGGACGGGTCACAAGTATGGTCGCTGATGTGCCTAGGGGATCAGAAGTCTTTGACTCAAAGGGATCCTCAGATGTTTCAGAGGCATCCCACTCTGCAACCTCGAATGAGAGCTATTCTGTTAGACTGGCTTATCGAGGTCTGCGAAGTTTATAAGTTACACAGGGAGACATATTACTTAGCAATGGATTTCGTTGATAGGTATCTGTCGTCTCATCAAAATGTCCCCAAAAACCAGCTTCAACTTATCGGCATTACTTGCTTGTTCATTGCTTCTAAG GTTGAGGAGATCTACCCTCCTAAGATAGCGGAATTTGCATACGTCACGGATGGCGCCTGTACAGAGTCAGAAATACTTGGAAAAGAACTGATAGTTCTGAAGGGACTCGGGTGGAATCTTTCTTCAATCACAGCGCCTGGTTGGCTCAACATTTACATGCAAGTGGAATGCGGTGATACATCCCGTCCGAATGCATTTGTTTACCCCCAATATGGTGGGCTTAAATATTCTCAGGCTGCCCAACTCCTTGACTTGGCAACGTTGGATGAAAGCTGCCTTAAATTTCCGTACAGTCATATAGCTGCCGCAGCTATTTATCACGTACAAGGAAGAGAGTGTGCCTTGAGAGTATCGGGCTTAACATGGGAACAATTATCACCGTGTGCAAGATGGTTAGACGCATTCGCCAACACCGTTGCCGAAGAAGTTCCACAACTTCTGTTGAGGTCCGCCATACCGCCCATAGAATCCCATTCCGGGTCTGGACTAAGAGCAGCAGTGCCTAATATAGTTATGGACGAATCCCATCGCATACAAACTCACGTAGTAGATTTAAATATGTTGGATCGAGCCCTGCAACGGTTGACAACCGAACTACCTCTTGCAGACTCTGTCAACCCGCAAGCAGAATTCGATTCCAACAGTAGCCTTAATAGAAGTGGCATTTTAACTCCACCCTTAAGTAGTCAAAAACATTCATCAACTCCGCCCCGGCTTCCACCGCCACTGCACCCTTATACTTAA
- the LOC124307895 gene encoding protein limb expression 1 homolog isoform X1 — protein MPAKTKSRVPENMGVSSGLVDARAKQVLREAVDAVVNSFAKHTQGYGRVNVVEALQEFWQMKQSRGTELRNGALVIYESIPGANPPYVCYVTLPGGSCFGSFQNCPTKAEARRSAAKIALMNSVFNEHPSRRITDDFIEKAVAEARASFGKPSSTPNGVGSQTQMYKYFQGSGDEKEDPNTGIGAFRFMLECNRGRTMLEFQELMTVFQLLHWNGSLKAMRERQCSRQEVVAHYSHRALDDDMRSQMALDWVAREHESGGGIVAMELTVAEQELDTARLAGRELRFPKEKKDILMLAHAQVCPQ, from the exons ATGCCAGCCAAAACAAAATCTCGTGTTCCAGAAAATATGGGGGTCAGTAGTGGTTTAGTTGACGCTAGAGCTAAGCAAGTTTTACGAGAAGCAGTTGACGCTGTGGTGAATAGCTTTGCTAAGCACACGCAGGGTTACGGACGAG TGAACGTTGTGGAGGCTTTGCAAGAATTTTGGCAAATGAAACAGAGCAGAGGAACAGAGTTACGGAATGGAGCGCTAGTGATTTATGAATCTATTCCTGGAGCCAATCCACCTTATGTTTGTTACGTCACTCTACCAGGTGGCTCCTGTTTTGGCAGTTTCCAAAATTGTCCCACTAAGGCTGAAGCACGTCGTTCTGCAGCCAAAATTGCACTAATGAATTCAGTTTTCAATGAACATCCTTCCAGACGTATTACAGACGATTTTATAGAAAAAGCTGTGGCAGAAGCTAGAGCTAGTTTTGGAAAACCGTCATCCACCCCAAATGGAGTTGGCAGTCAGACGcag atgtataaatatttccaGGGAAGTGGAGATGAAAAGGAAGACCCCAACACAGGGATCGGAGCATTTAGATTCATGCTGGAATGTAACCGTGGCCGAACAATGTTAGAATTCCAAGAACTGATGACTGTCTTTCAGCTTTTGCACTGGAATGGATCATTAAAAGCTATGCGCGAAAGACAGTGCAGCAGGCAAGAGGTAGTCGCACACTACAGCCACCGAGCGCTTGACGATGACATGCGAAGCCAGATGGCTCTCGATTGGGTTGCCAGAGAGCATGAGAGCGGAGGAGGGATTGTTGCTATGGAGTTAACTGTGGCTGAACAAGAATTAGACACGGCTCGGTTAGCTGGACGAGAGTTAAGATTCCCTAAAGAGAAAAAGGACATTCTTATGCTAGCGCATGCTCAGGTCTGTCCTCAGTAA
- the LOC124307895 gene encoding protein limb expression 1 homolog isoform X2, giving the protein MPAKTKSRVPENMGVSSGLVDARAKQVLREAVDAVVNSFAKHTQGYGRVNVVEALQEFWQMKQSRGTELRNGALVIYESIPGANPPYVCYVTLPGGSCFGSFQNCPTKAEARRSAAKIALMNSVFNEHPSRRITDDFIEKAVAEARASFGKPSSTPNGVGSQTQGSGDEKEDPNTGIGAFRFMLECNRGRTMLEFQELMTVFQLLHWNGSLKAMRERQCSRQEVVAHYSHRALDDDMRSQMALDWVAREHESGGGIVAMELTVAEQELDTARLAGRELRFPKEKKDILMLAHAQVCPQ; this is encoded by the exons ATGCCAGCCAAAACAAAATCTCGTGTTCCAGAAAATATGGGGGTCAGTAGTGGTTTAGTTGACGCTAGAGCTAAGCAAGTTTTACGAGAAGCAGTTGACGCTGTGGTGAATAGCTTTGCTAAGCACACGCAGGGTTACGGACGAG TGAACGTTGTGGAGGCTTTGCAAGAATTTTGGCAAATGAAACAGAGCAGAGGAACAGAGTTACGGAATGGAGCGCTAGTGATTTATGAATCTATTCCTGGAGCCAATCCACCTTATGTTTGTTACGTCACTCTACCAGGTGGCTCCTGTTTTGGCAGTTTCCAAAATTGTCCCACTAAGGCTGAAGCACGTCGTTCTGCAGCCAAAATTGCACTAATGAATTCAGTTTTCAATGAACATCCTTCCAGACGTATTACAGACGATTTTATAGAAAAAGCTGTGGCAGAAGCTAGAGCTAGTTTTGGAAAACCGTCATCCACCCCAAATGGAGTTGGCAGTCAGACGcag GGAAGTGGAGATGAAAAGGAAGACCCCAACACAGGGATCGGAGCATTTAGATTCATGCTGGAATGTAACCGTGGCCGAACAATGTTAGAATTCCAAGAACTGATGACTGTCTTTCAGCTTTTGCACTGGAATGGATCATTAAAAGCTATGCGCGAAAGACAGTGCAGCAGGCAAGAGGTAGTCGCACACTACAGCCACCGAGCGCTTGACGATGACATGCGAAGCCAGATGGCTCTCGATTGGGTTGCCAGAGAGCATGAGAGCGGAGGAGGGATTGTTGCTATGGAGTTAACTGTGGCTGAACAAGAATTAGACACGGCTCGGTTAGCTGGACGAGAGTTAAGATTCCCTAAAGAGAAAAAGGACATTCTTATGCTAGCGCATGCTCAGGTCTGTCCTCAGTAA
- the LOC124307919 gene encoding ATP-dependent Clp protease proteolytic subunit → MLRNAFNLLCATNGTHAVFKRTLNLVPIVVEQTGRGERAYDIYSRLLKERIICLMGPITDDVSSLVVAQLLFLQSESSKKPIHMYINSPGGSVTAGLGIYDTMQYVLPPVATWCVGQACSMASLLLAAGSHGMRHSLPNARIMIHQPSGGVQGQATDIQIQAEEILKLKKQINKLYVKHTGLDLLRIENSMERDKFMAPNDAKEFGIIDKVLEHPLQEKDDSNSSTQLIDKSVTSAPTT, encoded by the exons ATGTTACGAAATGCTTTCAACTTGCTATGTGCGACG AATGGAACTCACGCAGTCTTCAAAAGAACTTTAAATTTAGTTCCCATTGTCGTTGAACAAACGGGACGTGGTGAACGAGCCTACGACATTTATTCCAGACTTCTTAAGGAGCGGATTATCTGTCTCATGGGACCG ATAACAGATGATGTCTCCTCGCTTGTTGTGGCACAATTATTGTTCCTACAATCTGAGAGTAGTAAAAAGCCAATtcatatgtacataaattcaCCCGGAGGAAGCGTTACAGCGGGCCTAGGAATTTACGATACAATGCAATACGTACTGCCACCTGTAGCCACCTGGTGCGTTGGTCAAGCATGTTCGATGGCCAGCTTACTTTTGGCTGCCGGGTCCCATGGGATGCGACATTCGTTGCCTAATGCTAGAATAATGATTCACCAACCTTCCGGAGGTGTCCAGGGCCAGGCAACAGACATTCAAATTCAAGCTGAAGAGATCCTTAAACTCAAgaagcaaataaataaactctATGTTAAACATACTGGACTTGATCTGCTGCGAATAG AAAACAGCATGGAAAGAGACAAGTTTATGGCACCGAACGACGCGAAGGAATTTGGAATAATAGACAAAGTGTTAGAACACCCCTTACAAGAGAAGGACGATAGCAATTCTTCGACCCAATTGATAGACAAATCTGTTACTAGTGCCCCGACAACTTGA
- the LOC124299902 gene encoding trans-1,2-dihydrobenzene-1,2-diol dehydrogenase-like isoform X1 yields MYTEVSEMAVRWGIAGAAKISHDFVTALASLPEGEHTVVGIAARDLSRAKTFANLHKIGNAYGNYKDLANDSNVEIVYIGVLNPQHLEVATLMLNNGKHVLCEKPLTLNLKQTTELINLAKAKGLFLMEAVWSRCFPTYEWIKKEIDSGNLGEVKQVIGSFGISAPKVDRLIKKDLGGGGILDLGVYVLQLASFVYNGEKPISIKAGGHLNEDGVDISMSATLLYKEGRTATVMTHCHVKLPNEALIIGTKGTLRVPLFWCPTDIVLPSGETKSITLPEPKHPLNFINSVGLRYEAAEVRRCLRAGLKESPLISHKESLLLAELEDEIRRQIGVVYAED; encoded by the exons atgtatacagAGGTATCTGAAATGGCAGTTCGTTGGGGCATCGCAGGTGCAGCAAAGATATCTCATGACTTTGTAACAGCCTTGGCTAGCTTACCTGAAGGAGAGCATACTGTTGTCGGAATAGCGGCGCGTGATCTCTCACGGGCTAAAACTTTTGCCAATCTACACAAAATTGGAAATGCTTATGGAAATTATAAAGATCTTGCCAATGATAGTAACGTCG AAATCGTATACATTGGGGTATTAAATCCTCAACATCTCGAGGTTGCCACGCTTATGTTAAACAATGGCAAGCATGTGCTGTGCGAGAAGCCTTTGACGTTGAACTTGAAGCAAACCACAGAACTTATTAATCTGGCAAAGGCAAAGGGTCTATTTTTGATGGAAGCTGTCTGGAGTCGCTGTTTCCCAACGTATGAATGGATCAAAAAGGAAATTGATTCCGGAAATTTGGGAGAAGTTAAACAAGTTATCGGTTCTTTTGGAATATCAGCCCCAAAGGTTGACAGACTAAT aaaaaaagatCTTGGAGGAGGTGGTATATTAGATTTGGGAGTTTACGTATTACAATTGGCGTCGTTTGTGTACAATGGGGAGAAGCCAATTTCAATAAAGGCTGGTGGTCATTTGAATGAAGATGGCGTTGATATTTCCATGTCTGCAACACTTTTATATAAGGAAGGTCGTACCGCAACTGTGATGACACACTGCCACGTGAAGCTACCTAATGAAGCTCTTATAATAGGCACGAAGGGTACCTTGCGGGTACCTTTGTTTTGGTGTCCAACCGATATTGTGCTGCCATCGGGTGAAACGAAGTCTATCACCTTACCTGAGCCGAAACATCCACTCAATTTCATCAACTCTGTTGGTCTCAGATACGAAGCAGCGGAAGTCCGGCGATGTCTTCGCGCTG GATTGAAGGAGAGTCCCCTGATTTCACATAAAGAGTCATTGCTTCTTGCAGAACTCGAGGATGAAATACGCAGACAAATAGGTGTAGTTTATGCAGAGGATTAA
- the LOC124299902 gene encoding trans-1,2-dihydrobenzene-1,2-diol dehydrogenase-like isoform X2 — translation MAVRWGIAGAAKISHDFVTALASLPEGEHTVVGIAARDLSRAKTFANLHKIGNAYGNYKDLANDSNVEIVYIGVLNPQHLEVATLMLNNGKHVLCEKPLTLNLKQTTELINLAKAKGLFLMEAVWSRCFPTYEWIKKEIDSGNLGEVKQVIGSFGISAPKVDRLIKKDLGGGGILDLGVYVLQLASFVYNGEKPISIKAGGHLNEDGVDISMSATLLYKEGRTATVMTHCHVKLPNEALIIGTKGTLRVPLFWCPTDIVLPSGETKSITLPEPKHPLNFINSVGLRYEAAEVRRCLRAGLKESPLISHKESLLLAELEDEIRRQIGVVYAED, via the exons ATGGCAGTTCGTTGGGGCATCGCAGGTGCAGCAAAGATATCTCATGACTTTGTAACAGCCTTGGCTAGCTTACCTGAAGGAGAGCATACTGTTGTCGGAATAGCGGCGCGTGATCTCTCACGGGCTAAAACTTTTGCCAATCTACACAAAATTGGAAATGCTTATGGAAATTATAAAGATCTTGCCAATGATAGTAACGTCG AAATCGTATACATTGGGGTATTAAATCCTCAACATCTCGAGGTTGCCACGCTTATGTTAAACAATGGCAAGCATGTGCTGTGCGAGAAGCCTTTGACGTTGAACTTGAAGCAAACCACAGAACTTATTAATCTGGCAAAGGCAAAGGGTCTATTTTTGATGGAAGCTGTCTGGAGTCGCTGTTTCCCAACGTATGAATGGATCAAAAAGGAAATTGATTCCGGAAATTTGGGAGAAGTTAAACAAGTTATCGGTTCTTTTGGAATATCAGCCCCAAAGGTTGACAGACTAAT aaaaaaagatCTTGGAGGAGGTGGTATATTAGATTTGGGAGTTTACGTATTACAATTGGCGTCGTTTGTGTACAATGGGGAGAAGCCAATTTCAATAAAGGCTGGTGGTCATTTGAATGAAGATGGCGTTGATATTTCCATGTCTGCAACACTTTTATATAAGGAAGGTCGTACCGCAACTGTGATGACACACTGCCACGTGAAGCTACCTAATGAAGCTCTTATAATAGGCACGAAGGGTACCTTGCGGGTACCTTTGTTTTGGTGTCCAACCGATATTGTGCTGCCATCGGGTGAAACGAAGTCTATCACCTTACCTGAGCCGAAACATCCACTCAATTTCATCAACTCTGTTGGTCTCAGATACGAAGCAGCGGAAGTCCGGCGATGTCTTCGCGCTG GATTGAAGGAGAGTCCCCTGATTTCACATAAAGAGTCATTGCTTCTTGCAGAACTCGAGGATGAAATACGCAGACAAATAGGTGTAGTTTATGCAGAGGATTAA
- the LOC124299896 gene encoding DNA/RNA-binding protein KIN17: MGKHEVGTPKYIANKIKAKGLQKLRWYCQMCQKQCRDENGFKCHTMSESHQRQLLLFADNAGKYMDEFSREFSQGYVNLLKRQFGTKRVPANRVYQDYIADRDHIHMNATKWLSLTGFVKWLGRSGQCVVDETEKGWFVTYIDRDPETLAAQEKKAKKEKMDKDDQERMMDFIEKQVERGRQETDEDSSEFKKPLERPEQDKPLVLELKLKPKPVPVVGPSVSFTFDSKLKKKRGNSGADEQLSEYEYESNKKIKREQRDEKNEKKKDATDIKSDKEEGWLRAGLVVKVVTRSLGEKYHRAKGVVQLPEDKSPCCIARVKLTSPTEVKDHVLRLDQEHLETVIPAIGKPVTILRGKFQGTMAALRKVRLEEFSVDVELLERDKGLLVKRLPYEDVCKFSTS; this comes from the coding sequence ATGGGTAAACACGAAGTTGGGACACCAAAATACATTGCGAACAAGATAAAAGCTAAGGGATTACAAAAGCTAAGATGGTACTGTCAAATGTGTCAGAAACAATGTCGCGACGAAAACGGCTTCAAGTGCCATACGATGTCGGAGTCACATCAGCGGCAGCTATTGCTGTTTGCCGATAACGCTGGCAAATACATGGATGAATTTTCCCGAGAATTTTCCCAGGGATATGTAAACTTACTTAAGCGTCAATTTGGCACAAAGCGAGTCCCAGCCAACAGAGTTTACCAAGATTACATAGCTGACAGAGATCACATACACATGAATGCGACAAAGTGGTTGAGTCTAACAGGCTtcgttaaatggttaggtcGAAGTGGTCAATGCGTAGTAGATGAGACTGAGAAGGGATGGTTTGTAACATACATCGATCGGGATCCTGAAACACTTGCGGCGCAGGAAAAAAAGGctaaaaaggaaaaaatggaTAAAGATGACCAGGAACGCATGATGGATTTCATTGAGAAGCAAGTTGAACGTGGTCGTCAAGAGACGGATGAAGATTCAAGCGAATTCAAAAAGCCACTAGAAAGACCGGAACAGGATAAGCCTCTTGTTCTAGAACTGAAACTAAAACCTAAGCCTGTGCCTGTGGTAGGGCCCAGTGTTAGTTTTACATTTGACAGTaagttaaaaaagaaaagaggaaaCTCGGGAGCTGACGAGCAGTTGTCAGAGTACGAGTACGAgtccaataaaaaaattaaacgcgAACAACGCGACGAGAAGaacgaaaagaagaaggatGCTACTGATATTAAAAGTGATAAGGAAGAAGGATGGTTGCGAGCTGGATTAGTGGTGAAAGTAGTTACAAGATCACTAGGAGAAAAATACCACCGGGCCAAAGGTGTTGTGCAATTGCCAGAAGATAAATCTCCTTGCTGTATTGCACGGGTAAAGCTCACAAGCCCAACTGAAGTCAAGGACCACGTATTAAGATTGGATCAAGAACATCTGGAAACTGTTATACCGGCAATTGGAAAGCCGGTAACAATTCTGCGAGGGAAATTTCAAGGAACGATGGCTGCACTGAGAAAAGTTCGTCTTGAAGAATTTAGTGTCGATGTAGAATTGCTTGAACGTGATAAAGGGCTACTTGTTAAAAGATTACCCTACGAGGATGTCTGTAAATTCAGTACTTCGTGA